The genomic stretch TCGCGAAGCCGGTTGCGCAGGCCTCACCGCGGGCCTTGGCCCAGATACGACAGGTCGCCTCACCGACATTGATAAAGACGTAGCGTACGCTCTTCTCCGACTGGACGTCGGCCAGCCGCTCCCGTGCAAGTTCGCGCATGATAACGTCGGATACGCTGCGGTCGAGCGACCGCACGGCCTCGACATGCCGCAGCGCGGTCATCGCCAGACTGACCACAAGCGCCAACGCGCACAGCAATAGCCACTCTATTGCAAATGCCCGCAACAAGTTCTGCCATGGATGCGAGCTTGGTTCGTTGTTCACGTCGATCTGGTTTCTTGGATTTGGAGGTCGGCGGCATGCTCAAATCTAACGATAAATCATGAGTTCACGCCAACCGCGAGTCAATTGGCTGATAAGGTCTCCAGAGAACTGACGGGTGGATGGTTTGGTTGCAAGGTGGAGGCTTGACGACGGCGGTCGAAGACTTCGGTAGAAGGATTATCGGTTCGGCAGGTCCGCCGTCTATGTCTAAGTCCCACTGAGTTTGCGCCATTGAGCCGCCAGCGTCGACGCATTAGCATGGGGCGGATTTGGATCTCTCGGGCGGAAGGATGAGGATGGGCAGCAGGCATTGCGGGAGCATATTCGCGGTGCTGCTGGCGCTGTTCTTCGCCATGATTTCACACGCGCCTCCAGCCGACGCCGGTGACGCCAGGCCGATGCGCGGCGTGGCCTTGGTCATCGGCGAGTCCCGCTACGATAATTTACCCGCTCTGCCCAACCCGGCCAACGACGCCCATGCTGTCGACCGGCTCCTGGGCGAACTCGGCTTCGACGTCACCTCGGTCACCGACGGCGACAAGGCCAAACTCGACCGGAGCCTGCAACGCTTCGTCGAGGACGCTGCGGGCGCCGATGTGGCGCTGCTCTACTATTCAGGACATGGCATCGAAGCCGGTGGCGAGAACTATCTGGTGCCAGTCAGTGCCGATCCATCGTCTCTCACTGACGCCGGCAAAACCCTCGTACCCTTGTCTGGCCTGCTGGCCGAGTTGAAGGCCAAGGTTCCCGTCGCCATCGTGCTGCTCGATGCCTGTCGCACCAATCCGTTCCCGCCAGGCGCAACCATCACCACGGCCTCCGGCCCGGCGCCCGTCGCCGCCGCCGGGCTCAACCTGACGCGCGGAGCTGCGCCTCTTGCCGATACCACTGATGCACCGCAGAGCCTGGGCGAGGTGATCGGCTTTGCCGCCGAACCCGGCCACGCCGCGCTCGACGGCGATGCTGGCGGCAACAGCCCCTATGCAGCGGCCCTGCTGAAACATCTTGCCGCTGGCGGCTTTGCTTTCGGCGATGTGATGACGATGGTGGCCGAAGAGGTTTATGTACAGACCAGCGGCCGCCAGCGGCCATGGATCAATGCCAGCCTGCGCCGGCTGCTCTATTTCGGCCTGTCGCCGGAACAGGCGACGGGTGACGATGCCGCCATCCGCGGCGAGCACCGCAAGCTGCTGCTCACCATCGCCACGACGCCTCCCGACACCAGGCGTATCGTCGAAGCCGCCGCCAATTCAGAAGCCGTCCCACTCGGCACGCTCTATGGTCTGCTTGCGGCACTTGGCACCGATGTGCCCAGCGATCCGCGCGAGCTGGACCGACTGCTGCGCGATCAGACCGAGCATCTCAAGACCATCATTGCGGAACGGCGGGCGCTGAAGAGCACCGACGTGGACATCGTGCGCCTGTCGGATCTCGCCGAAAAGGCGCTTGCCGACGGTGCGGTGACAGCGGCGATCCAGTTTCAGCAACAGGCCAAGGCGCGCGTCGCGCAACTGTCCAAAACCGTCGATCGGGCCGAGGCCGACGTGAAAACCAGGCGGATCGAATTCGCCGAAGTCTACAGCCGCAGCGGCGATACCTATTTCCTCGGCTTCCAGCAGATGAAGGCCGCCGACGACTACCGCAAGGCGTTCGAACAGGTGAAGAAATGGGACACCGGCCTCGCCTGGCATTACAAGCTGGCTGAAGCCAATGCCATCCGCGATTACGGTACGTTTCGCGGCGACAACAAGGCATTGCAGGTCTCGATGAGAACATTTGCCGAAGCGGCCAAGCTGCTTCCGCAGGACCAACTGACACCGCAATTGGTCATGACCCAGAACGATTTAGGCCTGGCGATGTTTATGTATGGGGAGCGTCAGAGCGATTCCGCGTCGCTGGAGAAGGCCGTAGGCATCTTCTCCAACATCGTCTCCAGCGGCATCAAACAGGTTGATCCTTCGCTCTGGGCAGAGGCCCAATCCAATCTCGGCACCACGTTGATATCGCTTGGAACGCGCAAGAGCGGACCAGAGCAATATCAGCAGGCGGCCGTGGCTTTCCGCTCCGCCCAGCAGGTCATTTCGCGGACGCAACAACCTCTCAAATGGGCGCTGGCACGCCGGGGCGAGGCAGACGCGGTGGCCTGGATCGGCCTGCGTGGGAATGAGCCCGACCGGTCGCGCGAGGCCGTCAATGCCTATGAGGACGTCCTGACGACGCTGACTCGCGAACTCGACCCACTCTCCTGGGCTGCGGTCCAGGATAGCCTCGGCAGTGCGCTATGGGCGATTGGCGATCGGCTGGATGGCAGCGAGTTGCTGCAACAGGCCGTACAGGCCTATACCGCTGCACTCAGCGAAAACACTCGTGAGCGCGTGCCTCTCTGGTGGGCCGCGGGCCAGAACAATTTGGGCAATGCGCTCTGCTCGCTCGGCCAGAGAGAGCAAGGCACGCAAAGCCTGGAGCTGGCGGCTGACGCCTATCGCAGCGCGCTGGAAGAATGGACCCGCGAGCGCGAGCCCTTCAACTGGGCAACCGCGCACAACAATTTGGGGCGCACCCTTGTGATAACCGGCCAGCGCTCCGGAAACGACGCGACCATTGAGGCCGGAATTGCATCCTATCAGGAGGCTTTGAAGGAATGGACGCGTCAGAGCGCGCCGCTGCAATGGGCCTCCCTACAGGGCGGCCTCGGCGTAGCGCTGTTCGGTCTCGGCCGCGATAGGGCGGATGAAAAGCTTCTCCGGGACGCGCGGCAGGCGACGCAGTTGGCTAGGACATTCTACCGTGAGGCCGGCTACCCCCAATTCGATGGGTCTTTCAGGGATCGCCTAGCTGAGATTGACCAAGCGCTGGCCGCGCTGAAGTAGCAATTGCATTTCAACCTACCGCGAGGGGATCGAGGCTACTCTGGACGGCCACGCTAATCGCGCTGTTGCGCCTTGGACTCCCGGCAGAAGTCGGCTGAGCGGGTCTCCGCTCAGGGAGAAAGCCGGCATTGAGGAGCCGAGTGCTTCGACTATTCGCTCAGATGCGACCTCTATCATTTTCGCCGGCAACGTCTGCTTTCAGGCGGCGGCAAGGCTGACCGCTACCGCCGAGATGCTGAAGGGTTTCGGGCGCCGGGAGGCGTCTCTCATGCAGGAACCCGCGGGCCGCAGTTGATGGCTATGGGGATTTGTGCCTCGGGGTGTGCCAGCGCCTGTCGCGAACCTCCGCATAGGATGCGGTGGGCATTTCGTGGAAGCGGCTTCCGGGGCCAGGTCGCAGAGCCTGTAGCGTTGATTCCAGCGGGATTGGTGTGCGTGACGACCGGCGCTGCGGCAACTTGCACATAACATCCCGTTGACCGGCGCCGGCGTGGCGCGGTCATACGAGCAACTTGGCCATGCCGTGTCATGGGGCGTTCTCCCGGTTCGGCGCTCTTGAGGCAGGCGGTGCACGAGGCTGGCACCACCGTTCGAACCTCTCGATGATGACCATGCGTCCGTCGCAGCAAGGGCAAGCGGGCGGACGTCAGTCGGCTCTTCCAGAGGGTCGTCTTCAGGCAGCGGAGCGTGGGCATCGTCGGTATCTGACGCCGATGGACATACGTCTTGGCCGTATCAGGGGCACTCTGGCGGACAGCTGCCGCTCGTCACCGATCAACACTGACAATGGCTCAAGTCTCAAGCATTCCGTGCTCAGCCTACAATTTCGTCACAGGCTGGAGACCTCAAGAACCTCACACCCTTTGAATACATTTGCAAAATTTAGACAAACGAGCCTCAAACGATTCAAGCTCGGCCCACCCCATAAAACCAAGGGACCCAACATCTAGCCGATCACGTTTGCCGTAATCCGGGCTTCG from Mesorhizobium sp. NZP2077 encodes the following:
- a CDS encoding caspase family protein, which encodes MGSRHCGSIFAVLLALFFAMISHAPPADAGDARPMRGVALVIGESRYDNLPALPNPANDAHAVDRLLGELGFDVTSVTDGDKAKLDRSLQRFVEDAAGADVALLYYSGHGIEAGGENYLVPVSADPSSLTDAGKTLVPLSGLLAELKAKVPVAIVLLDACRTNPFPPGATITTASGPAPVAAAGLNLTRGAAPLADTTDAPQSLGEVIGFAAEPGHAALDGDAGGNSPYAAALLKHLAAGGFAFGDVMTMVAEEVYVQTSGRQRPWINASLRRLLYFGLSPEQATGDDAAIRGEHRKLLLTIATTPPDTRRIVEAAANSEAVPLGTLYGLLAALGTDVPSDPRELDRLLRDQTEHLKTIIAERRALKSTDVDIVRLSDLAEKALADGAVTAAIQFQQQAKARVAQLSKTVDRAEADVKTRRIEFAEVYSRSGDTYFLGFQQMKAADDYRKAFEQVKKWDTGLAWHYKLAEANAIRDYGTFRGDNKALQVSMRTFAEAAKLLPQDQLTPQLVMTQNDLGLAMFMYGERQSDSASLEKAVGIFSNIVSSGIKQVDPSLWAEAQSNLGTTLISLGTRKSGPEQYQQAAVAFRSAQQVISRTQQPLKWALARRGEADAVAWIGLRGNEPDRSREAVNAYEDVLTTLTRELDPLSWAAVQDSLGSALWAIGDRLDGSELLQQAVQAYTAALSENTRERVPLWWAAGQNNLGNALCSLGQREQGTQSLELAADAYRSALEEWTREREPFNWATAHNNLGRTLVITGQRSGNDATIEAGIASYQEALKEWTRQSAPLQWASLQGGLGVALFGLGRDRADEKLLRDARQATQLARTFYREAGYPQFDGSFRDRLAEIDQALAALK